A region from the Pseudonocardia petroleophila genome encodes:
- a CDS encoding DNA alkylation repair protein has product MAGMSDLADAVRAGLAARADPEQAGPMQRYMKSAMPFRGVPKPGREDLVRELVAARPVPPADEFTAAVTDLWDAAEFREERYVALTLTGHRRWAPSQDASWVPLYRHWIVTGAWWDFTDEIASRRIGPLLRAHPAPLTPLLRTWATDPDRWLRRTAVIAQLHAGEAVDLALLVDVVEATLDDPDFFLRKGIGWALRQHARIDPDWVRRFVDDHPGLSPLSRREALRHLA; this is encoded by the coding sequence GTGGCGGGCATGTCCGATCTGGCCGACGCCGTGCGCGCCGGGCTGGCCGCCCGGGCCGATCCCGAGCAGGCCGGGCCGATGCAGCGCTACATGAAGTCCGCGATGCCGTTCCGGGGCGTGCCGAAGCCGGGACGCGAGGACCTGGTGCGGGAGCTGGTCGCAGCCCGGCCGGTGCCTCCCGCCGACGAGTTCACCGCGGCCGTCACCGACCTGTGGGACGCCGCGGAGTTCCGGGAGGAGCGCTACGTCGCGCTCACCCTCACCGGGCACCGGCGCTGGGCCCCGTCCCAGGACGCGTCCTGGGTGCCGCTGTACCGGCACTGGATCGTCACCGGGGCGTGGTGGGACTTCACCGACGAGATCGCCTCACGACGGATCGGTCCGCTGCTGCGCGCCCACCCCGCGCCACTGACCCCACTGCTGCGCACCTGGGCCACCGACCCCGACCGCTGGCTGCGCCGCACGGCGGTCATCGCCCAGCTCCACGCGGGCGAGGCCGTCGACCTCGCGCTCCTCGTCGACGTCGTCGAGGCCACCCTCGACGACCCGGACTTCTTCCTGCGCAAGGGCATCGGCTGGGCTCTGCGCCAGCACGCCCGCATCGATCCCGACTGGGTCCGCCGGTTCGTCGACGACCACCCCGGGCTCTCCCCGCTGTCGCGCCGGGAGGCCCTCAGGCACCTCGCGTGA
- the rplT gene encoding 50S ribosomal protein L20: MARVKRAVNAQKKRRSTLELASGYRGQRSRLYRKAKEQMLHSLNYAYRDRRAKKGEFRKLWITRINAAARANGMTYNRFMQGITLSGVEVDRKILSEIAISDPAAFAALVEIARAHVPAQDGKKETAA; the protein is encoded by the coding sequence ATGGCACGCGTGAAGCGCGCGGTGAACGCTCAGAAGAAGCGTCGCAGCACCCTGGAGCTCGCGAGCGGTTACCGCGGTCAGCGTTCGCGGCTCTACCGCAAGGCGAAGGAGCAGATGCTCCACTCGCTGAACTACGCCTACCGCGACCGTCGCGCGAAGAAGGGCGAGTTCCGCAAGCTCTGGATCACCCGCATCAACGCCGCGGCCCGCGCCAACGGCATGACCTACAACCGGTTCATGCAGGGCATCACGCTCTCGGGCGTCGAGGTCGACCGCAAGATCCTCTCCGAGATCGCCATCAGCGACCCGGCCGCGTTCGCCGCGCTGGTCGAGATCGCCCGCGCGCACGTCCCGGCGCAGGACGGCAAGAAGGAGACGGCGGCCTGA
- the argC gene encoding N-acetyl-gamma-glutamyl-phosphate reductase, whose product MRMVRIAVAGASGYAGGEVLRLLLSHPDVEIGALTAGGSAGTRLGEHQPHLLALADRVLLDTTPETLAGHDVVFLALPHGHSAALAAQLGADVVVIDCGADHRLVDAAAWSRWYGGEHAGSWPYGLPELPGARDALRGTKRVAVPGCYPTAISLALFPALAAGLAEPSVVVTAVTGTSGAGKSLKPHLLGAEVMGSLSAYGVGGVHRHTPEIVQNLSGVAGRTVDVSFTPVLAPLPRGILASCSAPTSASAGEVREAYEKAFADEPFVHLLPEGVWPTTAATLGANTVHLQVTVDHDAGRLIAVAAIDNLTKGTGGAAVQCMNLAVGLPETTGLPSNGVAP is encoded by the coding sequence ATGCGCATGGTGCGGATCGCGGTCGCAGGAGCCAGCGGGTACGCCGGGGGAGAGGTCCTCCGGCTGCTGCTGTCCCATCCGGACGTCGAGATCGGGGCCCTCACGGCCGGGGGGAGCGCGGGGACGCGGCTGGGCGAGCACCAGCCGCACCTGCTCGCACTGGCCGACCGGGTGCTGCTCGACACGACCCCCGAGACGCTGGCGGGGCACGACGTCGTCTTCCTCGCGCTGCCGCACGGCCACTCGGCCGCGCTCGCGGCGCAGCTCGGCGCCGACGTCGTGGTGATCGACTGCGGGGCCGACCACCGGCTCGTCGACGCCGCCGCGTGGTCGCGCTGGTACGGCGGCGAGCACGCCGGGAGCTGGCCCTACGGCCTGCCCGAGCTCCCCGGGGCCCGCGACGCGCTGCGCGGCACGAAGCGCGTCGCCGTCCCCGGCTGCTACCCCACGGCGATCAGCCTCGCCCTGTTCCCCGCGCTGGCCGCGGGCCTGGCGGAGCCCTCGGTCGTCGTCACCGCCGTCACCGGGACCTCGGGGGCGGGCAAGTCGCTCAAGCCGCACCTGCTCGGCGCCGAGGTGATGGGCTCGCTGTCGGCGTACGGGGTGGGGGGCGTGCACCGGCACACCCCCGAGATCGTGCAGAACCTGTCGGGGGTGGCCGGTAGGACGGTCGACGTGAGCTTCACCCCCGTCCTCGCCCCGCTGCCGCGCGGCATCCTCGCGTCCTGCTCGGCGCCCACGTCGGCGTCGGCGGGCGAGGTGCGCGAGGCCTACGAGAAGGCCTTCGCCGACGAGCCGTTCGTGCACCTGCTGCCCGAGGGCGTCTGGCCGACGACGGCGGCCACGCTCGGCGCCAACACCGTCCACCTGCAGGTCACCGTCGACCACGACGCCGGCCGGCTGATCGCGGTCGCCGCGATCGACAACCTCACCAAGG
- a CDS encoding TrmH family RNA methyltransferase, with product MSRPTGTPPGTERTPRVVAARKLLRRAGRDRAGRFLVEGAQAVREALDSAAVHELFVTDEAAARHPDLLDGPDRITVVDERAAESLSDTVTPQGIVAVCSLLDVPVADALRGTPRLVAVCAGIADPGNAGTVIRVADAAGADAVLLAGDTVDPHNGKAVRASTGSVFHLPLARDRDAGAVLDACSAAGLTLLVADGHGELDLHDPAADAVLAGPVAWVFGGEAHGVPDAVAARADHRVRVPIHGRAESLNLATAAAVCLYASVAAARRRSW from the coding sequence CTGAGCCGTCCGACGGGCACACCGCCCGGCACCGAACGCACCCCCCGCGTCGTCGCAGCCCGCAAGCTGCTGCGGCGCGCCGGGCGCGATCGGGCCGGGCGGTTCCTCGTGGAGGGGGCGCAGGCCGTCCGCGAGGCCCTCGACTCCGCAGCGGTGCACGAGCTGTTCGTCACCGACGAGGCCGCCGCCCGCCACCCCGACCTGCTCGACGGCCCGGACCGGATCACGGTCGTCGACGAGCGGGCCGCGGAATCGCTGTCCGACACCGTCACCCCGCAGGGGATCGTCGCCGTCTGCTCGCTGCTCGACGTCCCCGTCGCCGACGCGCTGCGCGGCACCCCACGGCTGGTCGCGGTGTGCGCGGGCATCGCCGACCCGGGCAACGCCGGCACCGTCATCCGCGTGGCCGACGCGGCGGGCGCCGACGCCGTGCTGCTGGCCGGCGACACCGTCGACCCGCACAACGGCAAGGCCGTGCGCGCGTCCACCGGCAGCGTCTTCCACCTGCCCCTGGCCCGCGACCGCGACGCCGGGGCCGTGCTCGACGCCTGCTCCGCGGCGGGGCTGACGCTCCTCGTCGCCGACGGCCACGGCGAGCTCGACCTGCACGACCCCGCCGCCGACGCCGTGCTCGCCGGCCCGGTCGCGTGGGTGTTCGGCGGCGAGGCGCACGGGGTGCCGGACGCGGTCGCGGCCCGTGCCGACCACCGCGTCCGGGTGCCGATCCACGGCCGCGCGGAGAGCCTCAACCTGGCCACGGCCGCCGCGGTCTGCCTCTACGCGAGCGTGGCCGCGGCGCGGCGCCGCTCCTGGTGA
- the infC gene encoding translation initiation factor IF-3: MRGDPISTETRINDRIRVPEVRLVGPNGEQVGIVRIEDALRLAQEAELDLVEVAAQARPPVCKLMDYGKFKYESAQKARESRRNQQLTTIKEQKLRPKIDKHDYETKRGHVRRFLEGGNKVKVTIMFRGREQSRPELGFRLLQRLAEDVADLGVVEASPKQDGRNMTMVIGPTKKPAPRARPAAAEQPEQAPEAEADQA; encoded by the coding sequence ATACGAGGAGACCCCATCAGCACAGAGACGCGCATCAACGACCGAATCCGCGTTCCCGAGGTCCGGTTGGTCGGGCCGAACGGGGAACAGGTCGGCATCGTGCGTATCGAGGACGCCCTGCGGCTGGCGCAGGAGGCCGAGCTCGACCTCGTCGAGGTCGCGGCCCAGGCCCGCCCGCCCGTCTGCAAGCTCATGGACTACGGCAAGTTCAAGTACGAGTCCGCGCAGAAGGCCCGGGAGTCCCGCCGCAACCAGCAGCTCACCACGATCAAGGAGCAGAAGCTCCGACCGAAGATCGACAAGCACGACTACGAGACGAAGCGCGGGCACGTCCGGCGCTTCCTCGAAGGCGGCAACAAGGTCAAGGTCACGATCATGTTCCGTGGGCGCGAGCAGTCCCGGCCCGAGCTCGGGTTCCGGCTGCTGCAGCGCCTCGCGGAGGACGTGGCGGACCTGGGTGTGGTCGAGGCGTCCCCGAAGCAGGACGGTCGCAACATGACGATGGTGATCGGACCGACCAAGAAGCCGGCCCCGCGTGCCCGCCCCGCTGCCGCCGAGCAGCCGGAGCAGGCCCCCGAGGCCGAAGCGGACCAGGCCTGA
- the rpmI gene encoding 50S ribosomal protein L35, with protein sequence MPKKARNHGKNPKNKTHSGIAKRVKVTGGGKLMRQQAGLRHRLEVKSSKETRDLSGVVEVAKADTKRVNTMLGR encoded by the coding sequence ATGCCCAAGAAGGCCCGGAACCACGGCAAGAACCCGAAGAACAAGACGCACAGCGGCATCGCCAAGCGGGTCAAGGTGACCGGCGGCGGCAAGCTCATGCGCCAGCAGGCCGGTCTGCGCCACCGCCTCGAGGTGAAGTCGAGCAAGGAGACGCGCGACCTCTCCGGTGTCGTCGAGGTCGCCAAGGCCGACACCAAGCGCGTCAACACCATGCTCGGCCGCTGA
- the pheT gene encoding phenylalanine--tRNA ligase subunit beta: MRVPQSWLADLVGDLPSVDDTAEAFVRVGFEVEDIHREPELTGPLVVARVLEIEELTGLKKPIRWCQVQVGPEQTNGIICGARNFAVGDLVVVALPGAVLPGGFAISARKTYGHVSDGMIASVRELGIGSDHAGILVLPPGSGEPGDDARGLLGLDDAVIELDVNPDSGYCFSIRGLAREMSAALDSDYTDPASRVTVPAVEGDAWPVTLDDPGCARFVARRVDGVDPALPAPWWMQRRLLAAGMRPISLIVDVTNYVMLELGQPLHAYDAGRLSGAISVRRAAPGERLVTLDDATRTLDPDDLLITDDSGPIGLAGVMGGASTEIRDGDGPIDVLIEAAHFDPAVIARAARRHKLPSEASKRFERVVDPMLPPVAAERAAQLLVEHGGGTIADGRTDAGTAPERSAVTMPLDQPDRVAGRAYPRGATVRRLGQVGCSVELVTGDDGRARVIATPPSWRPDLVQPADLVEEVLRLEGLDSIPSVLPAAPGGRGLTPAQTRRRTVSRALAESGYVEVLPFPFVGPAVWDAFGLPADDVRRRTVRVLNPLDAERAELTTTLLPGLLDMLVRNRSRGASDVALFHIGQVVLPHRQPVEMPDPPVDRRPTDAEYAQIRAALPAQPLHVAAVLAGDREARGWWGPGRPAAWADAVAAAELVGQAAGVELRVVVADLAPWHPGRCAQLRVGDWPVGHAGELHPKVVEALGLPPRTCAMELDLDAIPVQELRPAPRVSPYPPVGVDVALVADEGVPVADLTDALVDGGGELLETVRLFDVYAGEQVGAGKRSLAFTLRFRAPDRTLTSEEANAARDAAVAVATQRHAAVLRG, encoded by the coding sequence GTGCGCGTTCCCCAGTCCTGGCTCGCCGACCTCGTCGGCGACCTCCCCTCCGTCGACGACACCGCCGAGGCCTTCGTGCGCGTCGGGTTCGAGGTGGAGGACATCCACCGCGAACCCGAGCTGACCGGGCCGCTCGTCGTCGCCCGCGTCCTCGAGATCGAGGAGCTGACGGGCCTGAAGAAGCCGATCCGCTGGTGCCAGGTGCAGGTCGGCCCCGAGCAGACCAACGGCATCATCTGCGGCGCCCGGAACTTCGCGGTCGGCGACCTCGTCGTCGTCGCGCTCCCGGGCGCGGTCCTGCCCGGCGGGTTCGCGATCTCCGCCCGGAAGACCTACGGCCACGTCTCCGACGGCATGATCGCCTCCGTCCGCGAGCTGGGGATCGGCAGCGACCACGCCGGGATCCTCGTGCTGCCCCCCGGCTCCGGTGAGCCCGGCGACGACGCGCGGGGCCTGCTGGGGCTCGACGACGCGGTCATCGAGCTCGACGTCAACCCGGACAGCGGCTACTGCTTCTCGATCCGCGGGCTGGCGCGCGAGATGTCGGCCGCGCTCGACAGCGACTACACCGACCCCGCCTCGCGCGTGACGGTTCCGGCGGTCGAGGGCGACGCCTGGCCGGTCACGCTGGACGACCCCGGGTGCGCCCGGTTCGTCGCCCGCCGCGTCGACGGCGTCGACCCCGCGCTGCCCGCGCCGTGGTGGATGCAGCGTCGCCTGCTCGCCGCCGGGATGCGGCCGATCTCGCTGATCGTCGACGTCACCAACTACGTGATGCTCGAGCTCGGCCAGCCGCTGCACGCCTACGACGCCGGCCGGCTCAGCGGCGCGATCTCGGTCCGCCGGGCGGCGCCGGGGGAGCGGCTCGTCACCCTCGACGACGCCACCCGGACGCTCGACCCCGACGACCTGCTCATCACCGACGACTCCGGCCCGATCGGGCTCGCGGGCGTCATGGGCGGGGCGTCGACGGAGATCCGCGACGGCGACGGCCCGATCGACGTCCTCATCGAGGCCGCGCACTTCGACCCGGCAGTGATCGCCCGCGCCGCGCGGCGGCACAAGCTGCCCAGCGAGGCGTCCAAGCGCTTCGAGCGGGTCGTCGACCCGATGCTGCCCCCGGTCGCGGCCGAGCGCGCCGCGCAGCTGCTCGTCGAGCACGGCGGCGGCACGATCGCCGACGGCCGCACCGACGCCGGGACCGCCCCCGAGCGCTCCGCCGTCACGATGCCGCTCGACCAGCCCGACCGCGTCGCGGGCCGCGCCTACCCGCGCGGGGCGACGGTCCGGCGGCTCGGCCAGGTCGGGTGCTCGGTGGAGCTCGTCACCGGCGACGACGGGCGCGCCCGCGTCATCGCGACCCCGCCGTCGTGGCGGCCCGACCTCGTGCAGCCCGCCGACCTCGTCGAGGAGGTCCTGCGGCTGGAGGGCCTCGACTCGATCCCCTCGGTCCTGCCCGCCGCCCCGGGCGGCCGGGGCCTCACCCCGGCCCAGACGCGGCGCCGCACGGTCTCGCGCGCGCTGGCCGAGTCCGGGTACGTCGAGGTGCTGCCGTTCCCGTTCGTCGGGCCCGCGGTGTGGGACGCGTTCGGCCTCCCCGCCGACGACGTGCGCCGCCGCACCGTCCGCGTCCTCAACCCGCTCGACGCCGAGCGCGCCGAGCTCACCACCACGCTGCTGCCCGGCCTGCTCGACATGCTGGTCCGCAACCGGTCCCGCGGGGCGTCCGACGTCGCGCTGTTCCACATCGGGCAGGTCGTGCTGCCGCACCGGCAGCCGGTCGAGATGCCGGACCCACCCGTCGACCGCCGTCCCACCGACGCCGAGTACGCCCAGATCCGCGCCGCGCTGCCCGCGCAGCCGCTGCACGTCGCCGCGGTGCTCGCCGGTGACCGCGAGGCGCGCGGCTGGTGGGGACCCGGTCGCCCGGCGGCCTGGGCCGACGCCGTCGCCGCCGCCGAGCTGGTGGGGCAGGCCGCGGGGGTCGAGCTGCGCGTCGTCGTCGCCGACCTCGCGCCGTGGCACCCCGGCCGCTGCGCGCAGCTGCGGGTCGGCGACTGGCCGGTCGGGCACGCCGGCGAGCTGCACCCGAAGGTCGTCGAGGCGCTCGGGCTGCCGCCGCGCACCTGCGCGATGGAGCTCGACCTCGACGCGATCCCGGTACAGGAGCTGCGGCCCGCGCCGCGGGTGTCGCCGTACCCGCCGGTCGGGGTCGACGTCGCGCTCGTCGCCGACGAGGGCGTCCCGGTGGCCGACCTCACCGACGCGCTGGTCGACGGCGGCGGGGAGCTGCTGGAGACCGTCCGGCTCTTCGACGTCTACGCCGGGGAGCAGGTCGGGGCGGGCAAGCGCTCGCTGGCGTTCACCCTGCGCTTCCGCGCCCCCGACCGCACGCTGACCAGCGAGGAGGCCAACGCCGCCCGCGACGCGGCGGTCGCGGTCGCCACGCAGCGGCACGCGGCGGTGCTGCGCGGCTGA
- the pheS gene encoding phenylalanine--tRNA ligase subunit alpha, with protein MTESTDVVSALTPESLAAAVSAARAAFDAAADLAALTAAKPAHLGDRAPLLLARRELGSLPGPDRADAGKRVNAARQEAQEAFDARREVLVAERDARVLAEETVDVTLPWDRIPRGARHPLTQISEQIADVFVAMGWEVAEGPEVESSWLNFDALNFGKDHPARTMQDTFYLANGDDTVGEVLRTHTSPVQIRSLLDRDLPVYVVCPGRTFRTDALDATHTPVFHQVEGIAIDKGLTMAHLKGTLDAFARAMFGTTSKIRLRPSYFPFTEPSAEPDVWFPQKKGGAGWVEWGGCGMVHPNVLRACGVDPEVYSGFAFGMGLERTLMFRNGIPDMRDMVEGDVRFSRAFGV; from the coding sequence ATGACTGAGAGCACCGACGTAGTGAGCGCGCTGACCCCGGAGTCGCTGGCCGCGGCCGTCTCGGCCGCCCGGGCCGCGTTCGACGCCGCCGCCGACCTCGCCGCGCTGACGGCGGCGAAGCCCGCACACCTGGGCGACCGCGCGCCGCTGCTGCTGGCGCGCCGCGAGCTCGGCTCGCTGCCCGGCCCCGACCGGGCCGACGCCGGCAAGCGCGTCAACGCCGCCCGGCAGGAGGCGCAGGAGGCGTTCGACGCCCGCCGCGAGGTGCTCGTCGCCGAGCGGGACGCCCGCGTGCTGGCCGAGGAGACCGTCGACGTCACGCTGCCGTGGGACCGCATCCCCCGCGGCGCCCGGCACCCGCTGACGCAGATCTCCGAGCAGATCGCCGACGTGTTCGTGGCGATGGGCTGGGAGGTGGCCGAGGGCCCCGAGGTCGAGTCGTCGTGGCTGAACTTCGACGCGCTGAACTTCGGCAAGGACCACCCGGCGCGGACGATGCAGGACACGTTCTACCTCGCCAACGGCGACGACACCGTCGGGGAGGTGCTGCGCACGCACACCTCGCCGGTGCAGATCCGCTCGCTGCTCGACCGCGACCTGCCCGTCTACGTCGTGTGCCCCGGCCGGACGTTCCGCACCGACGCACTCGACGCCACCCACACCCCGGTGTTCCACCAGGTCGAGGGCATCGCGATCGACAAGGGCCTCACGATGGCCCACCTCAAGGGCACGCTCGACGCGTTCGCCCGGGCCATGTTCGGCACGACGTCGAAGATCCGGCTGCGCCCGTCCTACTTCCCGTTCACCGAGCCCTCCGCCGAGCCCGACGTGTGGTTCCCGCAGAAGAAGGGCGGCGCGGGCTGGGTCGAGTGGGGCGGCTGCGGCATGGTGCACCCCAACGTCCTGCGGGCCTGCGGCGTCGACCCCGAGGTGTACTCGGGCTTCGCGTTCGGCATGGGCCTGGAGCGCACGCTGATGTTCCGCAACGGCATCCCCGACATGCGCGACATGGTCGAGGGCGACGTCCGCTTCAGCCGCGCCTTCGGCGTGTAG
- a CDS encoding carboxylesterase/lipase family protein, which yields MHSVVKTLSGEVRGNATSGVTAFLGIPYAAAPFGPLRFREPAPVEPWEGVRDALEHGPTAPAPGYPAPFSDLLPVVRVPGEEILNLNVWTPDPAASGLPVMVWIHGGAFVNGSNSIPVYDGSAFARDGVVLVSVNYRLGAEGFLHLPDAPANRGLLDQVAALRWVRDNIAAFGGDPDAVTVFGESAGGMSVGALLAMPSARGLFRRAILQSGAAHHALSAATASKVAGYLAEEVGVEPTVAGFAGAEPARLVAGQQALSAQSATRPDPGRWGEITLNSMVFEPVVDGEVLPALPIEAIAAGASADVDVLVGSNRDEHRFFLVPTGAADQVTEAAVALVAGAYRLPAGAVDAYRAERPDSPPGLVLADLMGDWFFRIPAVRLAEANGRAHVYEFDWVTPVLDGRLGSCHALEIGFVFDTLAAASDLGGGDPPQELADAMHAAWVAFARTGDPGWPPYAQDRAVRRFGDVVETRTDPRGGLRELWDGIR from the coding sequence ATGCACTCCGTCGTGAAGACCCTCTCCGGTGAGGTGCGCGGCAACGCCACCTCCGGCGTCACCGCGTTCCTCGGCATCCCCTACGCCGCGGCGCCGTTCGGGCCGCTGCGCTTCCGCGAGCCCGCGCCCGTCGAGCCGTGGGAGGGCGTCCGGGACGCGCTGGAGCACGGCCCGACCGCCCCCGCGCCCGGCTACCCGGCCCCGTTCTCCGACCTGCTGCCCGTCGTCCGGGTGCCGGGGGAGGAGATCCTCAACCTCAACGTGTGGACGCCGGACCCCGCCGCGAGCGGGCTCCCGGTCATGGTCTGGATCCACGGCGGCGCGTTCGTCAACGGTTCCAACTCGATCCCCGTCTACGACGGCTCGGCGTTCGCCCGCGACGGCGTCGTCCTCGTGTCGGTGAACTACCGCCTCGGGGCCGAGGGCTTCCTGCACCTGCCCGACGCCCCGGCCAACCGCGGGCTGCTCGACCAGGTCGCGGCGCTGCGCTGGGTCCGCGACAACATCGCCGCGTTCGGCGGCGACCCCGACGCCGTCACGGTGTTCGGGGAGTCGGCCGGTGGGATGAGCGTGGGTGCGCTGCTCGCGATGCCGTCGGCGCGGGGGCTGTTCCGGCGCGCGATCCTGCAGAGCGGCGCCGCCCACCACGCGCTGAGCGCGGCCACGGCGTCGAAGGTCGCGGGCTACCTGGCCGAGGAGGTCGGGGTCGAGCCGACCGTCGCCGGGTTCGCCGGGGCGGAGCCCGCGCGGCTCGTCGCCGGGCAGCAGGCCCTCAGCGCGCAGTCGGCCACCCGGCCCGACCCGGGGAGGTGGGGCGAGATCACGCTCAACTCGATGGTCTTCGAGCCGGTCGTCGACGGCGAGGTGCTGCCCGCACTGCCGATCGAGGCGATCGCCGCCGGCGCGAGCGCCGACGTCGACGTCCTGGTCGGCAGCAACCGCGACGAGCACCGGTTCTTCCTGGTCCCGACGGGGGCGGCCGACCAGGTCACCGAGGCCGCGGTCGCGCTGGTCGCCGGGGCGTACCGGCTCCCCGCGGGCGCGGTCGACGCGTACCGGGCCGAGCGCCCCGACAGCCCGCCCGGGCTCGTGCTGGCCGACCTCATGGGCGACTGGTTCTTCCGCATCCCCGCGGTGCGTCTGGCCGAGGCGAACGGCCGCGCGCACGTCTACGAGTTCGACTGGGTCACCCCCGTCCTCGACGGGCGGCTGGGCTCCTGCCACGCGCTGGAGATCGGGTTCGTCTTCGACACCCTGGCCGCGGCCTCCGACCTGGGCGGCGGCGACCCGCCGCAGGAGCTGGCCGACGCGATGCACGCGGCCTGGGTGGCCTTCGCCCGCACCGGCGACCCGGGCTGGCCGCCCTACGCGCAGGACCGGGCCGTCCGCCGCTTCGGCGACGTGGTGGAGACGCGGACGGACCCGCGCGGCGGCCTGCGGGAGCTGTGGGACGGGATCCGGTAG
- a CDS encoding MFS transporter, whose translation MRSRTGPLRLRVFRWSFAGRLASLTGSAMTPVALAFAVLDASGRVADLAVVLAAQSLPMLSPSPCWGRGPCARWRTVAADAEHRRAGRRGAPS comes from the coding sequence GTGCGCTCCCGGACCGGCCCGCTGCGCCTGCGCGTCTTCCGCTGGTCCTTCGCCGGCCGGCTCGCCTCGCTGACCGGCAGCGCGATGACGCCGGTCGCGCTCGCCTTCGCCGTGCTGGACGCCTCCGGCCGCGTCGCGGACCTCGCCGTGGTGCTCGCCGCCCAGAGCCTGCCGATGCTGTCGCCCTCGCCGTGCTGGGGGCGCGGTCCGTGCGCACGCTGGAGGACGGTCGCCGCTGACGCCGAGCACCGTCGTGCCGGGCGTCGCGGAGCGCCGTCCTAG